One stretch of Williamwhitmania taraxaci DNA includes these proteins:
- a CDS encoding beta strand repeat-containing protein produces MQNIAIARTENFQNTKSSTIPSSYTPFKLAVRLLLGIVMILSVGSAWGQTTFTTPVNPTGNWTGIAWTKTGTTTTATYPGQVNGENHIVVINVTGNGVGRVLTLDQNITQSVSNVSINYTGTRTATLSIGNFNLTMTGNLTGIGIITIGSGTLNIAGNNNHTGTFNCGTGTVNYNGAGAQSVGNYTYFNLSSSTGGIKTLPAANININGDLSISNSTLAFNAAAARTITVIGNLSGNGTIDMSSGNRAHILDLGGTTNAIGTLTTAAIASNVNYTRTGDQTMFGSPNYRNVTISGGGNKSLQANATINGTLTLTNGNLTLGNNDLTIVNPVSGTFNNTHMVITDGTGGLVKQGSANSDFVLTYPIGTGTTYTPITLSTFSATSIAPGSTLRLQSSTAPSTGAPGNYPLNRHWNTSTNGISGSVIANISFGYLASDIPTGGTASLYEIIYKPTLDNWTLPNGSGIAGSNPLLASSATTLDAEWTAVVPVKRIFYSLKSGSWDDPTVWTLDPSGTQPLNPNNYTPTTSTTSIFDEVVVLSGRAVTVSSNNKQNYKLTVVGTIDFGITIGHGFTTTINGTGRIRLAGDNFPSGDATDFITAGQGEGTVEYYGVTRTITTPRTFFNVDVNMGVGNVLSLLANYTTNGSLTVSNGTLQINDNLSTIPLSIIVKGDIAVAASGKITTGSANARHQLNIYGNFTNSGDVRFTNRATADFATEATDGIVDANFLNTAASQSIFCRGITNFYRIKINKGVDNTFTLNIDATAPANFNLLGFANENHAAVAQLADNANALGLVSGTVRIGNSVVIPTLSIANVYSISEAAQLWINGGTVQKNIGQTIAIYGKIKTTTGLLEAKVASGVTLCKNGALNVDGGTVNINQLRTSDVGADPNNGAYVQSNGTVNVLGGTTNNDYYVFSLPSTASVFNMSGGTLKVNTAPGNGAILINSDPENLKITGGTVIGETTSIEDFLITSRAPFWNLQLKNSTAVARKFTLGAAANIGPLNINIAAQPLQVLNDLRIWGQESGGAAYPTITLDAALNDLYIGGSFYIEKGAFYTAITGGTAPYDATANQPTARNTTYFNKTAGTNAVEVFYIGETTLPLEIGKLVVDRTSGYEIKLTSGAARANESVALDVNGDASVLSGILNQNLFTIRTWGAITNNGRMGTWYPGVTPSRAQIQLVENPALTLTTSEGAIFGNVQINVTPPAKITFTSDVYIERMEYVKGLIYLKGYNLKVDNLWNMETGLFENSAANSYMKIANNGASGSSMIFTDGKASDGGLSIKITANSQAENQPNIINNFGPTTYPVGLTPNAGTTLYFRPAQVVVKGYSDDGYITIRPVFGSLQTTNQAGGEVLQHYWRVSHSDFTTVPTVAYRFYYRNQLGTANVDLPAGAVNEASYVPGKVLDESPYTRLYEPLAENDVIKAFGAGNNSRFITINGASTNGLFSPASAGITLENANYTTGVAARFTGSVLIYYTRDYQQEPRWTDGNAWTRSNILDPLFAPHDSRQPAAGSFPGAGDVAVIGWVPWNDAGRPTILGQPHGMWIDNNIQQVAEVVFTKMTDIGGNPVARVYRSNFQFRPTLCINQPAGQLVTKLVKGEGLFWNRQSDPNYTLMDIGDFARQDSSYVIYENFTNNRIINNTPALFPNLYISNDGWGSQNHNFTFTRDITTTGNVELLGNVNLLLPTGTTGNITAGRNLIMFVSQNSGSGAEIGYGNTGTARKIVVKGDLIMKNAGCIINVRTPNATAPLVDHELHVEGDIIQGTAALAPVGLDLWSGANNDRITLFLDGSSNMVYNRVSGNIPNLYRVVVNKGTSKATTAQFDTDFVLNGPTTGIGVAKALELKNGTFISNNPNAARILTLTSGNDYFDIPSTAGLTLLQGTARASGNSGISLDGTLTISGGTLDMASSGGENPIEYSASGSATINISSGNLNVGGQIRRSLTSDAGVLHFAQTGGTVVAGQNAASANNRGVFEILNAGSSFTMTGGDLFIARAQTSPEISAFYFNPASYSIGLAANINIGHTSTPAGQTIGIYAGKPLPKLRVNNQSTRNPIAKLEVVPTTITSNLLIDANATFNANGLDLIIKGDMTSSGTFLANGNTTFLSGTSTQTITSNGSAINFYNLDKTGSNSVVLNGANTPLLISNELFLRAGTFTTTSNTVTVRGNMLNDATHIYGAGDGIALNGTTTQILTGNGTFGKLTINNLNGIDVPVANQFKIINSLKMQSGVFNIGKNLLDLGVSASIEQASPFSNTNMITTNISFTDNGLRKTFPAGAQPNFIFPVGSSNKYTPVTIAISANGNSTGSITVKPANEIHPSILEDAESVTQITDKDNALQYYWTLKASGISGFSAAAKMRYIDTDVKVTPPYSVADYHTASLLANGLGSWLKFPKTDFDEATKDLIFNFTLKNDAGISGDYTAGAGDASLNGAIPDQVSIYETNSNGDWTTGTIWTPNVSGGPRGAIAKINAPHTVDVTTNNLAGYMTEIFGTLKLYSTYGHRLGIVNGTGTIYLEVGDIPAAVYDNFFSSAGGTLDFGGAGLNYEFLGNVLEVNNLKITGSGDRRFPNNNLILNGDLTIAGGAGLNTFNYYNRKLSVKGNITRTSGNYDAGSGANATIALIGSLPQSISGSFSNANALNNLEVNNVNDVNILNDVEIDRELKLTNGLVNITPGSLFRLNYNAFVTPTAGSPLSFVNGTLTKEMITGNSFTFPIGNFSNTKAHGPIALQNVSGPAGINDWNAAYFYANPDLAGYSTANFGSPITTVSHSEYWKIQAPTGGQSTISIFLDGSSDVASTIPDLANLRIVGWNGATNKWEVVGTGASVSGTSTNGTITTTSAVNFGSYSYFTLASVTPLSASSASFTSPGVVNLCNGSSTTMVVAFSGTPPWVLTYKVGATNVTTPALATSPYSITVAPSATTVYTLTGITANGVAGTITGTTSVTVNVSPIPTIVLSSSPALATICQGTSITFTATAGLTNYRFRVNGATIQNGASNTYTTSTLAVGTQSVDVIGTNAGACSSTSSAIAVTVNPLPVAAGTISGPASVCRASTQTYSVPAIANATSYTWTRDNGATGASTTNSINLTFPTAGTTTITVRGVNGCGNGTVSTFTVAVNTASTPAAAGAISGPSEICKGATGYTYTVPAVTNATSYIWSYSGGGATITGTGNSVTIDFSAAATNGNLTVAGTNGCSTGTASANYPITAFTPPTATIAPASPSTCSGTPITLTATPTGGALPYTLNAWTGTGAASLSNTTTTNPSFTNATGGAYDLTYTVTDTKGCVGTASTTVTVFQAPVAEAGPNSNVCTGTAPIALTGASAGGSYTGTPTWSGAGGTWTQNPNPALATFTPAAASGTTTATLTLTGANGCSNATDTRTITWNKTPDQPAAYTASKASVCQGESNVVYTVPNDPLVTTYTWSYTVGTGATITGTGNSVLVSFGATATSGKLNVTATNSCGTSTARTIDITVNTTPSAVKISGNASTCAGQAGDGFSVTNNATWTYLWSIEDNIGTVTLPGNTSSVTVTWKPNAAIFIGPLAAATSVSKKVFVVVNTTPAGCPVALEWDVTIHRLPETGPQYHVPNDFAQ; encoded by the coding sequence CTCTAATGTTTCAATTAATTATACCGGAACAAGAACAGCCACATTGAGCATTGGAAATTTCAATTTGACCATGACTGGAAATTTGACAGGAATTGGAATAATTACAATTGGCAGTGGTACTTTAAATATTGCAGGAAACAACAATCATACAGGAACATTCAATTGCGGCACAGGAACAGTTAATTATAATGGTGCTGGTGCGCAGAGTGTTGGAAATTATACTTACTTTAACCTATCATCATCAACGGGCGGCATTAAAACCTTACCTGCTGCAAATATAAACATCAACGGCGATTTAAGTATTAGCAATAGCACTCTTGCTTTTAATGCTGCTGCAGCAAGAACAATTACAGTCATTGGAAATCTTTCCGGAAATGGCACCATTGATATGAGTTCTGGAAATCGTGCTCATATTCTTGACTTAGGAGGGACAACCAACGCTATAGGCACATTAACGACTGCAGCAATTGCAAGCAATGTAAATTACACCCGCACCGGTGATCAAACCATGTTTGGGAGCCCTAACTACCGTAATGTCACTATTTCGGGTGGTGGCAATAAATCGCTACAGGCGAATGCCACCATCAACGGAACACTAACCCTTACCAACGGAAACTTAACCCTTGGCAACAACGATCTTACTATTGTGAATCCTGTTTCGGGTACATTTAACAACACCCATATGGTTATCACCGATGGAACAGGTGGATTGGTAAAACAAGGTTCAGCAAACTCCGATTTTGTGCTTACCTACCCCATTGGCACAGGCACAACCTACACCCCGATCACATTAAGCACCTTCTCGGCTACATCCATTGCTCCGGGATCTACCTTAAGACTGCAAAGCAGCACAGCACCCTCTACAGGTGCTCCGGGAAACTACCCGCTAAACAGGCATTGGAATACCAGCACAAATGGCATTTCAGGATCGGTTATCGCCAATATTTCATTCGGTTACTTAGCATCAGATATTCCAACTGGCGGAACCGCTTCGCTTTATGAGATTATTTACAAACCCACACTAGATAACTGGACACTACCCAACGGTTCTGGAATTGCAGGGAGTAATCCACTATTAGCGTCATCGGCTACAACGCTAGATGCGGAATGGACTGCTGTTGTTCCTGTGAAACGAATTTTCTACTCCCTAAAGAGCGGCAGTTGGGACGATCCCACGGTTTGGACTCTCGACCCATCGGGAACTCAACCTCTAAATCCAAACAACTACACACCAACCACCTCTACTACATCGATCTTCGATGAAGTTGTTGTGCTTTCGGGAAGAGCCGTTACCGTATCCTCCAATAACAAGCAGAATTATAAACTCACGGTTGTTGGAACCATCGATTTTGGCATAACTATTGGACATGGATTCACCACAACCATAAACGGAACCGGACGAATTCGTTTGGCAGGCGATAACTTTCCATCGGGAGATGCTACCGATTTCATTACAGCAGGTCAAGGCGAAGGAACCGTGGAATACTACGGTGTTACCCGCACTATTACAACTCCACGCACATTCTTCAACGTGGACGTAAATATGGGCGTTGGCAATGTTTTAAGCCTTCTTGCCAACTATACCACCAACGGAAGCCTAACGGTTTCGAATGGAACATTGCAAATAAACGACAACCTATCTACCATACCGCTATCCATAATAGTAAAAGGAGATATTGCCGTTGCTGCATCCGGGAAAATAACTACTGGATCAGCAAATGCTCGCCACCAGCTGAACATTTATGGAAATTTCACCAACAGTGGTGATGTTCGCTTTACAAATAGAGCAACAGCCGACTTTGCTACTGAAGCAACCGACGGTATTGTAGATGCCAACTTTTTGAATACTGCCGCTAGCCAAAGCATATTCTGCCGAGGCATTACTAACTTCTACCGAATCAAAATAAATAAGGGAGTCGATAATACCTTTACCCTAAACATTGATGCAACAGCTCCAGCCAACTTCAATCTTTTAGGATTTGCCAACGAAAACCATGCTGCTGTAGCTCAGCTCGCCGACAATGCCAATGCGCTTGGTCTGGTGAGCGGAACGGTACGAATTGGCAACAGTGTTGTAATTCCAACGCTATCAATTGCCAACGTGTATAGTATTTCGGAAGCAGCACAGCTTTGGATTAATGGTGGAACAGTGCAGAAAAACATTGGTCAAACCATTGCTATATATGGAAAGATAAAGACCACAACAGGGTTGCTTGAGGCAAAAGTAGCAAGTGGTGTTACGCTGTGTAAGAATGGAGCATTGAATGTAGATGGCGGAACTGTAAATATCAACCAGCTACGAACCTCCGATGTGGGCGCCGATCCAAACAATGGTGCTTACGTTCAATCGAATGGAACAGTGAATGTTCTTGGCGGAACGACTAATAACGACTACTACGTGTTCAGTTTACCTAGCACTGCCAGCGTTTTTAACATGTCGGGCGGAACGCTTAAGGTAAATACAGCTCCGGGAAATGGGGCAATTCTGATAAACTCCGATCCCGAAAACCTCAAGATAACTGGAGGAACAGTAATTGGCGAGACAACATCGATTGAAGACTTTCTCATCACCTCGCGTGCACCATTCTGGAACCTTCAACTTAAAAATAGCACAGCCGTTGCGCGCAAATTTACGCTTGGTGCTGCTGCAAATATTGGCCCATTAAACATTAACATTGCTGCCCAGCCTCTTCAAGTTCTAAACGACTTGCGCATTTGGGGCCAAGAATCGGGAGGAGCAGCTTACCCTACAATTACCCTCGATGCGGCTCTCAACGACCTCTACATTGGGGGTTCATTCTATATTGAAAAGGGAGCATTCTACACTGCAATTACCGGAGGAACGGCACCATACGATGCTACAGCTAATCAACCAACTGCAAGGAACACCACCTACTTTAATAAAACTGCCGGAACCAATGCAGTTGAAGTGTTCTATATTGGAGAAACTACCCTTCCACTTGAAATTGGTAAGCTAGTAGTTGATAGAACATCGGGCTACGAAATTAAGCTTACCTCGGGAGCAGCACGAGCCAACGAGTCGGTTGCCTTGGATGTTAACGGCGACGCATCCGTTCTTTCGGGTATTCTCAATCAGAACCTATTCACCATCCGCACATGGGGCGCCATTACCAACAATGGTCGCATGGGTACATGGTATCCCGGAGTTACCCCCAGTAGGGCTCAAATTCAGCTGGTAGAGAATCCTGCACTTACTTTAACAACAAGCGAAGGTGCCATTTTTGGTAACGTTCAAATTAACGTGACCCCTCCCGCTAAAATCACCTTCACCAGCGACGTATATATTGAACGCATGGAGTATGTGAAAGGTCTTATTTACTTGAAGGGATACAACCTCAAGGTTGATAACCTCTGGAATATGGAGACCGGACTATTCGAAAACAGTGCCGCAAACAGCTACATGAAGATTGCCAACAATGGCGCCTCAGGTAGTTCAATGATATTTACCGATGGAAAAGCCAGCGATGGCGGTCTTTCTATAAAGATTACAGCAAACTCCCAAGCCGAAAATCAGCCGAACATCATCAACAACTTTGGACCTACCACCTACCCTGTTGGATTGACACCCAACGCTGGAACCACCCTATATTTCCGTCCTGCTCAAGTGGTTGTAAAAGGATATAGCGACGACGGATATATTACCATCCGGCCCGTATTTGGTTCGCTACAAACAACCAACCAAGCAGGGGGAGAAGTATTGCAGCACTACTGGCGCGTATCGCATAGCGATTTTACAACTGTTCCCACAGTAGCTTATCGCTTCTACTACCGCAACCAGCTTGGCACCGCCAACGTGGACTTACCTGCCGGTGCAGTAAATGAAGCCTCCTACGTGCCTGGCAAGGTGTTGGACGAAAGCCCATACACCCGCCTTTACGAACCACTCGCCGAAAACGATGTGATCAAAGCCTTTGGTGCCGGAAATAATTCCCGATTTATTACCATAAATGGAGCAAGCACAAACGGGCTGTTTAGCCCTGCCTCGGCAGGAATTACCCTCGAAAATGCCAACTACACTACCGGTGTGGCAGCTCGTTTTACCGGGAGCGTGCTCATTTACTATACTCGTGACTATCAACAAGAGCCTCGATGGACAGATGGTAATGCCTGGACTCGAAGCAATATTCTTGATCCTCTTTTTGCACCCCACGACAGCCGCCAACCCGCTGCAGGATCGTTTCCGGGTGCTGGTGATGTTGCCGTTATTGGCTGGGTACCTTGGAACGATGCAGGAAGACCCACCATTCTTGGTCAACCTCACGGAATGTGGATTGATAATAACATACAGCAAGTAGCAGAAGTGGTTTTCACCAAAATGACAGATATTGGCGGAAACCCAGTAGCTAGAGTTTACCGATCAAACTTCCAGTTTAGACCAACCCTTTGTATAAATCAACCGGCCGGTCAACTCGTAACTAAACTTGTTAAGGGCGAGGGGTTGTTCTGGAATCGCCAATCCGATCCCAACTATACCCTTATGGATATCGGAGATTTTGCCCGTCAGGACTCTTCCTATGTAATTTATGAAAACTTCACAAATAATCGGATAATCAATAACACACCCGCTCTATTTCCAAATCTCTATATTTCGAATGATGGCTGGGGATCACAAAATCATAACTTTACTTTTACCCGCGACATTACAACAACGGGAAATGTTGAGCTACTGGGCAATGTGAATCTTTTGCTCCCTACCGGTACTACCGGAAATATTACAGCTGGCCGAAACCTGATTATGTTTGTCAGCCAAAACTCCGGTAGTGGAGCAGAAATCGGCTATGGAAATACAGGCACCGCCCGAAAAATTGTGGTAAAGGGCGATCTTATTATGAAGAATGCAGGATGTATAATTAACGTTAGAACGCCAAATGCCACTGCACCGCTCGTCGATCATGAACTCCACGTTGAAGGAGATATTATTCAAGGCACTGCAGCTCTTGCACCAGTCGGCCTCGATTTGTGGAGTGGCGCAAACAACGATAGAATTACCCTTTTTCTCGATGGGAGCAGCAATATGGTTTACAATCGAGTAAGTGGAAATATTCCCAATTTATATAGAGTCGTAGTTAACAAAGGAACCAGCAAGGCAACAACTGCCCAATTCGATACCGACTTCGTGCTCAATGGACCAACCACGGGTATTGGTGTTGCCAAGGCGCTTGAGTTGAAAAATGGTACGTTCATTTCAAATAATCCCAATGCTGCAAGAATACTTACGCTAACCTCAGGTAACGACTACTTCGATATTCCTTCAACAGCTGGGCTAACCTTACTCCAAGGAACAGCAAGAGCAAGTGGTAATTCTGGTATTTCACTCGATGGAACCCTTACCATCAGTGGAGGAACCCTCGACATGGCTAGCTCAGGAGGAGAAAACCCGATTGAATACAGTGCTTCAGGAAGTGCTACAATTAACATATCAAGTGGGAACTTAAATGTGGGTGGTCAAATTCGTCGCAGCTTGACTTCCGATGCTGGCGTATTGCATTTTGCACAAACAGGCGGAACGGTAGTAGCAGGTCAAAATGCGGCCTCTGCAAACAATCGTGGAGTATTTGAAATACTCAATGCAGGTAGTTCATTCACCATGACTGGTGGCGATTTGTTTATTGCCCGTGCCCAAACCAGTCCCGAAATTTCGGCATTTTACTTTAACCCAGCATCATATAGTATTGGATTAGCCGCAAACATAAATATTGGTCATACATCTACCCCTGCTGGGCAAACAATCGGTATTTATGCAGGAAAACCACTTCCAAAACTTCGCGTTAACAACCAAAGCACACGAAACCCAATTGCTAAACTCGAGGTTGTTCCTACCACCATCACCTCGAACCTACTCATTGATGCTAACGCAACATTTAATGCCAATGGATTAGACCTGATTATTAAAGGTGATATGACCAGCAGTGGAACATTTCTCGCCAACGGAAACACCACCTTCCTATCGGGAACCTCAACGCAAACCATCACGAGTAATGGTTCTGCAATTAACTTTTACAACCTCGATAAAACAGGCAGCAATAGCGTGGTGCTAAATGGAGCAAACACTCCCCTGCTTATTTCAAATGAACTATTTCTTAGAGCCGGAACCTTTACAACCACCAGCAACACGGTGACCGTTAGGGGTAATATGCTGAACGATGCCACCCATATATACGGTGCTGGCGATGGTATTGCCCTCAACGGAACTACCACACAAATACTTACCGGTAATGGAACGTTTGGTAAACTCACCATCAACAACCTAAATGGCATTGACGTACCGGTGGCTAACCAGTTTAAAATCATCAACTCCCTGAAGATGCAGTCCGGCGTTTTCAACATAGGAAAGAACCTGTTGGACCTTGGGGTAAGCGCTTCCATAGAACAAGCCTCACCATTCTCCAACACCAACATGATTACCACCAACATCTCCTTTACCGATAATGGACTTCGAAAAACCTTTCCGGCTGGGGCACAACCCAACTTTATCTTCCCTGTAGGCTCATCGAATAAATACACACCCGTAACCATTGCCATTTCGGCAAACGGAAATAGCACTGGAAGTATTACCGTGAAGCCTGCCAATGAAATTCACCCAAGCATACTCGAAGATGCTGAATCGGTTACACAAATAACCGATAAAGATAATGCGCTTCAATACTACTGGACGCTCAAAGCTAGTGGGATATCAGGGTTTAGTGCAGCTGCAAAAATGCGTTACATCGACACCGATGTAAAGGTAACCCCACCATACTCAGTTGCCGACTACCACACTGCCAGCTTACTGGCCAATGGATTAGGTAGCTGGTTGAAATTCCCAAAAACCGATTTCGATGAAGCCACAAAAGATTTGATCTTTAACTTCACCCTTAAGAATGATGCCGGAATCAGCGGCGACTATACCGCAGGTGCTGGCGATGCATCGTTGAATGGTGCTATTCCCGATCAAGTATCGATTTATGAAACGAATAGCAATGGCGATTGGACAACCGGAACAATTTGGACACCCAATGTTTCGGGGGGGCCACGTGGTGCAATTGCTAAAATAAATGCGCCTCATACGGTAGATGTTACCACAAACAACCTTGCCGGATACATGACTGAGATTTTCGGCACCCTGAAGCTATACTCTACATACGGACATAGGTTAGGAATTGTAAATGGAACCGGAACCATTTATCTTGAGGTGGGCGATATTCCTGCAGCGGTTTACGACAACTTCTTCTCTTCGGCAGGCGGCACCCTCGATTTTGGAGGAGCCGGCCTCAACTATGAGTTTCTTGGAAACGTCTTGGAAGTTAATAACCTTAAGATTACCGGTAGTGGCGATAGACGCTTCCCTAATAACAATCTTATTCTAAATGGAGATCTAACCATCGCGGGAGGAGCCGGACTAAATACCTTTAACTATTACAATAGGAAGCTAAGCGTAAAGGGAAATATTACCCGCACAAGTGGAAACTATGATGCTGGAAGCGGTGCCAATGCAACCATTGCCTTAATTGGTTCTCTTCCACAGAGTATTTCCGGTTCGTTTTCCAACGCCAATGCGCTAAACAACCTTGAGGTAAACAATGTAAACGACGTGAATATCCTTAACGATGTAGAGATAGACCGTGAGTTGAAGCTTACTAATGGATTAGTAAACATAACCCCCGGAAGCCTCTTTCGATTAAACTACAATGCATTTGTAACACCTACAGCCGGATCGCCACTCTCCTTTGTTAATGGAACACTCACCAAGGAGATGATCACCGGCAACAGCTTTACATTCCCAATTGGTAACTTCTCCAACACCAAAGCCCACGGCCCTATTGCACTGCAAAACGTATCCGGACCTGCAGGTATTAACGATTGGAATGCAGCCTACTTCTATGCAAATCCCGATTTAGCAGGATATTCAACCGCTAATTTTGGGAGTCCTATAACCACTGTAAGTCACTCAGAATACTGGAAGATACAAGCCCCTACAGGAGGTCAATCTACCATAAGCATATTTCTGGACGGATCGAGTGATGTGGCTAGCACAATTCCTGATTTAGCCAACCTACGGATTGTGGGATGGAATGGCGCAACCAATAAGTGGGAAGTTGTTGGAACCGGCGCATCGGTATCGGGAACAAGCACTAATGGGACAATTACCACCACTTCGGCGGTGAACTTTGGGAGCTATAGCTACTTTACGCTAGCCTCGGTTACCCCACTTTCGGCCAGCTCGGCCTCTTTTACAAGCCCGGGTGTTGTGAATCTTTGTAACGGAAGTTCAACCACCATGGTTGTTGCATTCTCAGGAACTCCCCCGTGGGTTTTGACCTATAAGGTTGGGGCTACCAACGTTACTACTCCCGCACTAGCAACAAGTCCTTACAGCATTACAGTAGCCCCATCGGCAACTACCGTTTATACCCTAACCGGTATCACCGCCAATGGTGTGGCAGGCACCATAACGGGAACAACCTCCGTTACCGTAAACGTGAGCCCTATTCCAACCATCGTTCTTTCCAGCAGCCCAGCATTAGCTACCATCTGCCAAGGAACGAGCATTACCTTTACGGCCACTGCAGGCCTAACCAACTATCGGTTTAGGGTTAATGGTGCAACCATTCAAAATGGAGCCAGCAATACCTACACCACATCTACCCTAGCCGTTGGGACTCAATCGGTGGATGTGATTGGAACAAATGCAGGTGCTTGCTCCTCAACTAGTAGCGCCATTGCCGTTACTGTAAATCCTCTACCGGTAGCAGCCGGAACAATTTCGGGTCCTGCTTCGGTATGTAGGGCATCGACACAAACCTACTCCGTTCCTGCAATTGCTAACGCAACCTCTTACACCTGGACAAGAGATAATGGAGCAACCGGCGCCAGCACCACAAACTCCATTAACCTTACATTCCCAACTGCCGGTACTACAACCATCACGGTTAGGGGAGTAAATGGCTGTGGAAACGGGACTGTTTCAACCTTTACCGTTGCCGTAAATACTGCCTCCACCCCTGCGGCCGCAGGCGCAATTTCGGGTCCATCTGAAATTTGCAAGGGAGCCACAGGATACACCTATACCGTTCCGGCAGTTACCAATGCCACCAGCTACATTTGGAGCTACTCAGGTGGTGGTGCTACCATTACCGGGACGGGCAATAGCGTTACTATCGACTTCTCCGCCGCGGCAACCAACGGAAACCTAACCGTTGCCGGAACCAACGGTTGTAGCACGGGAACAGCTTCGGCTAACTACCCAATTACAGCCTTTACACCACCCACTGCCACCATTGCACCGGCATCGCCATCCACCTGCTCGGGAACCCCTATTACACTAACGGCAACCCCAACAGGAGGAGCCCTGCCCTATACCCTTAACGCATGGACAGGAACGGGTGCAGCCTCCCTCTCGAACACAACGACAACTAACCCCTCCTTTACGAACGCCACAGGAGGTGCTTACGACCTGACTTACACCGTAACCGACACAAAGGGTTGTGTGGGAACAGCTAGCACTACAGTTACTGTATTCCAGGCACCAGTGGCCGAGGCCGGACCAAATTCGAATGTGTGTACTGGCACCGCCCCCATTGCCCTTACCGGTGCTTCGGCTGGTGGATCTTACACGGGCACACCAACATGGTCGGGCGCAGGTGGCACTTGGACACAAAACCCAAATCCGGCGTTGGCTACTTTTACACCTGCCGCTGCCTCGGGAACAACTACCGCTACCCTTACCCTTACCGGGGCTAATGGCTGTAGTAATGCCACAGATACCCGCACCATTACCTGGAATAAAACTCCGGATCAACCAGCGGCGTATACTGCCAGCAAGGCATCCGTTTGCCAGGGCGAAAGCAACGTTGTGTATACCGTTCCCAACGATCCGTTGGTTACAACCTACACATGGAGCTACACCGTTGGAACTGGAGCTACAATTACCGGGACTGGCAATAGCGTATTGGTTAGCTTTGGTGCCACAGCAACCTCTGGCAAACTAAACGTTACGGCAACTAATTCCTGTGGAACCAGCACAGCTCGAACCATCGATATTACAGTAAATACGACACCTAGTGCCGTAAAAATATCGGGCAACGCATCTACTTGCGCAGGTCAAGCCGGCGATGGTTTTTCCGTGACAAACAATGCAACATGGACCTATCTGTGGAGTATTGAAGATAATATAGGAACCGTTACACTTCCGGGCAATACCAGCTCCGTAACCGTGACATGGAAGCCTAATGCTGCAATCTTTATTGGTCCATTGGCTGCTGCAACTAGCGTTTCCAAAAAGGTTTTTGTTGTGGTAAATACAACCCCTGCTGGATGTCCCGTTGCGCTTGAGTGGGATGTAACCATTCATCGCCTTCCCGAAACGGGGCCGCAATATCATGTGCCCAACGACTTTGCACAGTAA